From a region of the Impatiens glandulifera chromosome 4, dImpGla2.1, whole genome shotgun sequence genome:
- the LOC124936129 gene encoding ABC transporter C family member 12-like, with translation MGFHPFVWYCRPEEYGGIWAQETDSTFGAYAPCGIDTLAITVTHLVLLGLCLYRIWLTLKSIKVQRYCLGSKIRNYVLGLLAGYCTVEPLLKLLMGISMYNLGEQTVLAPFEVVSLIIEAMAWCAMLVMIATDTKVYIKEFRWYVRFGVIYVLVGDAVMLSLILQVVDFFSRSIFYMYIGKLCVQVSFGAFLLFYVPHLNPYPEYVPLWTESSDNGKYEILRGEDYICPERHVNIFSRIFFGWMTTLMKQGYKKPLRENDVWKLDVWDQTETLFTRFHHFWCEELKKPKPWLLRALYCSLGGRFWLGGLFKIGNDLAQLMGPVLLNRLLKSMEKGDPTWVGYAYAFTMFINVSFGVLCEGQYFQNVWRVGFRIRSILVAAVFRKTLRLTHESRKNFSTGKTMNLMTTDATALQLVCQQLHNIWSSPFRITMAMILLYQQLGVASLFGCLILVMMFPLQTIIISKTRKLTKEGLQRTDKRVNLMSEILAAMDTVKCYAWEKSFQSKVRCLRDDELSWFQKAKILSACNNFILNSIPVFVTVVSFGMFTVLGGNLTPSKAFTSLSLFQVLRFPLNMLPNLITQIVNSHVSLQRLEELLLSEERVLLPNPPPEPDFPAISIKNGYFSWDSKKVNPTLSDINLDIPVGSLVAIVGGTGEGKSSLISAILGEIPSVADASVVIRGSVAYVPQISWIFNATVRDNILFGSDFDTSRYWKTIDVTALEYDLDLLPGRDLTEIGERGVNISGGQKQRVSMARAVYSNADVYIFDDPLSALDAHVGQQVFIKCIKERLQGKTRVLVTNQLHFLPRVDKIILVSEGMIKEEGTFEELSRTGTLFKKLMANAGKTEEHVNSGEDYISLEHNPITSVANGMENGFPQSMASPNRRKEVKSVLIKQEERETGVVSFKVLTRYKNALGGSWPVMILFICYIMTEVLRILSSTWLSVWTKQSSSSSKGPGFYLLIYAILSFGQVLVTLANSFWLIKSSLHAASRLHDSMLESILRAPMVFFHTNPIGRLFNRFAKDTGDIDREVANSINMFMVQVCSLLSTFVLIGIVSTISLWAIMPLLILFHSAYLYYQTTSREVKRLDAITRSPVYAQFGEALNGLSTIRAYKAYDRMTRINRISMDNNIRFTLANTSSNRWLTIRLESLGGVMIWLIATFAVMQNGSTDNQLAFASTMGLLLTYTLNITNLLSNVLRQASRAENSLNAVERAGTYIDLPSEAPAIIETYRPPLGWPSQGSITFEDVHLRYRPSLPPVLHGLTFHIKPNKKVGIVGRTGAGKSSMLNALFRIVEMERGKIVIDGCDISKIGLTDLRSVLSIIPQTPVLFSGTVRFNLDPFCEHNDIDLWEALERAHLKDVIRNNVLGLDTEVLEGGENFSVGQRQLLSLARALLRRSKILVLDEATAAVDVGTDSLIQSTIREEFRSCTMLIIAHRLNTIMDSDLILVLEAGQVLEYDTPANLLLNEGSGFSKMVQSTGDANAEYLHSLGLGSSKDINSGGKLVN, from the exons ATGGGCTTTCATCCTTTTGTTTGGTATTGCCGGCCAGAGGAATATGGTGGTATTTGGGCACAGGAGACAGATAGCACTTTTGGTGCATATGCACCATGTGGGATTGATACCCTTGCAATCACTGTCACTCATTTAGTTCTTTTGGGATTATGTTTATATCGTATTTGGCTAACACTCAAGAGCATTAAAGTGCAAAGGTATTGCCTAGGATCAAAGATCCGCAACTATGTGCTAGGTCTATTGGCTGGTTACTGTACTGTTGAGCCATTGCTCAAATTGCTCATGGGTATTTCAATGTATAATTTGGGTGAACAGACTGTTCTCGCGCCTTTTGAG GTGGTATCTTTGATCATTGAAGCCATGGCCTGGTGTGCCATGTTAGTTATGATTGCTACAGACACTAAAGTATACATTAAAGAATTTCGTTGGTATGTCCGATTTggagttatttatgttttggtTGGTGATGCTGTCATGTTAAGCCTCATTCTTCAAGTGGTAGATTTCTTTTCGAG ATCTATCTTCTACATGTATATTGGAAAACTATGTGTCCAG GTTTCTTTCGGTGCATTTCTTCTTTTCTATGTTCCTCATTTGAACCCTTATCCTGAATATGTTCCATTATGGACGGAGTCCTCTGATAATGgcaaatatgaaatattacGCGGTGAAGACTATATTTGTCCAGAAAGGCATGTCAACATCTTTTCGA GAATATTCTTTGGTTGGATGACTACTCTCATGAAACAAGGGTATAAAAAGCCTCTCCGAGAGAATGATGTTTGGAAGCTAGATGTATGGGATCAAACTGAAACATTGTTCACAAG GTTCCATCATTTCTGGTGTGAAGAATTAAAGAAACCCAAACCTTGGCTTTTGAGAGCTTTATACTGTAGTCTTGGAGGAAG GTTTTGGCTTGGAGGCCTTTTCAAA ATTGGTAATGACCTGGCCCAATTGATGGGTCCAGTTTTATTGAACCGGCTTTTAAAG TCAATGGAGAAAGGTGATCCAACATGGGTTGGTTATGCTTACGCCTTCACAATGTTTATTAATGTG TCATTTGGAGTGCTGTGTGAAGGTCAATATTTTCAGAATGTCTGGCGTGTTGGCTTCAGGATAAGATCTATACTG GTTGCTGCTGTATTCCGCAAAACATTGAGACTAACCCATGAAAGCCGCAAGAACTTCTCAACGGGGAAAACAATGAATCTGATGACCACAGATGCTACTGCTCTTCAG CTAGTATGTCAACAACTTCACAACATATGGTCATCTCCATTTCGTATTACCATGGCTATGATTCTTCTATATCAGCAGTTAGGTGTTGCTTCACTGTTTGGCTGTCTAATTTTGGTTATGATGTTCCCGTTACAG ACAATTATTATAAGCAAAACGCGAAAACTGACAAAAGAAGGACTTCAACGAACTGACAAGAGAGTCAACTTGATGAGTGAAATTTTGGCCGCAATGGACACTGTCAA ATGTTATGCATGGGAGAAAAGTTTCCAGTCAAAAGTTAGATGCTTGCGAGATGACGAATTATCATGGTTCCAGAAAGCAAAAATTCTTTCAGCT TGCAACAACTTTATATTAAACAGCATCCCAGTTTTTGTTACTGTGGTATCATTTGGAATGTTCACAGTGCTTGGTGGAAATTTAACACCTTCAAAGGCTTTCACATCGCTTTCTCTATTTCAAGTTCTTCGATTTCCCCTAAACATGCTCCCCAATTTAATAACACAG ATTGTTAATTCGCATGTATCGTTGCAACGTTTGGAGGAACTACTTTTATCTGAAGAAAGAGTTCTTTTGCCTAATCCCCCTCCTGAACCTGATTTTCCTGCTATCTCAATCAAGAATGGATACTTCTCTTGGGATTCTAAG AAGGTGAACCCCACATTATCAGATATCAATTTGGACATACCTGTTGGGAGTCTTGTGGCGATTGTTGGTGGTACCGGTGAAGGAAAATCATCGCTTATTTCTGCAATACTTGGAGAGATTCCTTCTGTAGCAGATGCAAGTGTGGTCATTAGGGGGAGTGTGGCCTATGTTCCACAGATCTCCTGGATTTTCAATGCTACT GTACGTGATAACATTTTATTTGGATCAGATTTTGATACTTCAAGATACTGGAAGACAATAGATGTAACGGCACTGGAATATGATCTTGATCTGCTACCG GGCCGTGATCTAACTGAGATTGGTGAAAGAGGGGTCAACATTAGTGGGGGTCAAAAACAAAGAGTTTCGATGGCTAGGGCTGTCTATTCGAATGCAGATGTTTACATATTTGATGATCCCTTAAGTGCTCTTGATGCTCATGTTGGTCAGCAG GTTTTCATCAAATGCATTAAAGAGCGGTTGCAAGGAAAAACCAGGGTGCTTGTTACAAACCAGCTACATTTTCTTCCTAGggtagataaaataattttggtatctGAAGGAATGATCAAAGAAGAGGGAACTTTTGAGGAGTTATCTCGAACTGGCACACTTTTTAAAAAGCTTATGGCTAATGCGGGTAAAACGGAAGAACATGTGAATAGTGGGGAAGATTATATCAGTCTTGAACACAATCCTATTACATCCGTTGCTAATGGAATGGAGAATGGTTTTCCACAAAGCATGGCATCTCCGAATAGAAGGAAAGAAGTTAAATCTGTTCTAATTAAGCAGGAGGAAAGAGAGACTGGTGTTGTCAGCTTTAAAGTTTTGACGAG GTATAAAAATGCATTAGGAGGTTCATGGCCTGTCATGATACTCTTTATCTGCTACATAATGACAGAAGTTCTTAGGATTCTTAGTAGCACATGGTTAAGTGTTTGGACAAAGCAAAGCTCATCGAGCAGTAAAGGGCCTGGTTTCTACCTCCTGATTTATGCTATTCTATCCTTTGGGCAG GTACTCGTGACACTAGCAAATTCGTTTTGGTTGATAAAATCAAGTCTTCATGCAGCTAGCAGATTGCACGACTCCATGTTGGAGTCCATCTTAAGGGCTCCCATGGTATTTTTTCATACAAATCCCATTGGACGATTATTTAATAGATTTGCAAAGGACACAGGTGATATAGACCGTGAGGTTGCCAATTCTATTAATATGTTTATGGTCCAAGTTTGTTCGCTCCTATCAACTTTTGTGCTAATTGGAATTGTCAGCACCATTTCACTTTGGGCTATCATGCCACTTCTGATTCTTTTTCATTCGGCATATTTATATTATCAG ACCACAAGCAGAGAAGTAAAACGCTTGGATGCCATCACAAGGTCTCCTGTTTATGCTCAATTTGGAGAAGCATTGAATGGTTTATCAACTATTCGTGCCTATAAAGCGTATGACCGAATGACCAGAATTAATAGGATATCTATGGATAATAATATTAGATTCACTCTTGCCAATACAAGTTCAAACCGCTGGCTTACCATAAGGCTGGAAAGCCTGGGAGGTGTTATGATATGGTTAATAGCAACCTTTGCTGTAATGCAGAATGGAAGTACAGACAACCAGTTAGCATTTGCATCAACAATGGGTTTGCTTCTCACGTACACACTTAATATCACAAATCTCCTGAGTAATGTTCTAAGACAAGCAAGCAGGGCTGAAAATAGTCTTAATGCTGTTGAACGTGCTGGCACATACATAGATTTGCCATCAGAAGCTCCAGCCATTATTGAAACTTATCGTCCACCACTTGGGTGGCCTTCTCAAGGAAGCATCACATTTGAAGATGTTCATCTCCGTTATCGGCCAAGTCTTCCACCTGTGCTACATGGGCTCACTTTCCATATCAAGCCGAACAAAAAAGTTGGGATTGTTGGAAGAACTGGTGCTGGAAAATCTAGCATGCTTAATGCTTTATTCCGGATTGTAGAAATGGAAAGAGGGAAAATTGTGATTGATGGTTGTGATATATCAAAGATTGGGCTGACAGACTTGCGCTCAGTTCTGAGTATTATACCACAAACACCAGTCCTTTTCTCAG GGACTGTTAGATTTAATCTGGATCCTTTCTGTGAGCACAATGATATCGATCTCTGGGAGGCATTGGAGAGGGCTCATCTGAAGGATGTCATTAGAAATAATGTTCTTGGTCTGGATACTGAG GTCTTAGAGGGAGGGGAGAATTTTAGTGTTGGGCAAAGGCAATTGCTTAGTCTTGCCCGGGCATTGTTGCGCAGATCAAAGATTCTTGTTCTTGACGAGGCCACGGCTGCTGTTGATGTTGGAACAGACTCTCTTATACAGAGTACCATTAGAGAAGAGTTTAGGTCTTGCACAATGCTCATCATTGCTCACCGCCTAAATACCATCATGGATAGTGACTTGATTTTGGTATTAGAAGCTGGACAG GTATTAGAGTACGATACTCCAGCAAATCTATTGTTAAATGAAGGCAGTGGTTTCTCTAAGATGGTCCAGAGTACTGGAGATGCAAATGCAGAATATTTGCATAGTTTAGGCCTCGGAAGTAGTAAAGACATCAACTCTGGCGGAAAATTGGTTAATTGA